Proteins encoded together in one Rhizobacter sp. J219 window:
- a CDS encoding RlmE family RNA methyltransferase has translation MKTNTKSKKVNKAWLHDHVTDPYVTLAQKEGYRARAAYKLKEIDETLHLIKPGQLVVDLGSTPGAWSQYVRRKFAVGGAAPGLLHGTIIALDILEFEPIEGVHFIQGDFREASVLAQLEALVAGRPVDVVVSDMAPNLSGIASTDAARIQHLVELAVDFAQNHLKPQGALVAKVFHGGGYNELVALFKTTFRVVKALKPKASRDRSAETFLIGIGLKTGGVAADRPV, from the coding sequence ATGAAAACGAACACCAAAAGCAAGAAGGTCAACAAGGCATGGTTGCACGACCATGTGACCGACCCCTACGTCACCCTGGCCCAGAAAGAGGGCTACCGGGCGCGGGCCGCCTACAAGCTCAAGGAAATCGACGAAACCCTGCATCTGATCAAACCCGGCCAGTTGGTGGTGGACCTGGGCTCGACGCCCGGCGCGTGGAGCCAATACGTCCGGCGCAAATTCGCGGTGGGAGGGGCGGCGCCCGGTTTGCTGCACGGAACGATCATTGCGCTCGATATCCTGGAGTTCGAGCCGATCGAAGGCGTGCATTTCATCCAGGGTGATTTCCGGGAGGCGTCCGTCCTGGCGCAACTCGAGGCCTTGGTCGCTGGCCGCCCGGTGGACGTGGTGGTGTCGGACATGGCGCCCAACCTCTCGGGCATCGCCAGCACCGATGCGGCCCGCATCCAGCATCTGGTCGAATTGGCCGTCGATTTCGCCCAAAACCACCTCAAGCCCCAGGGAGCCTTGGTGGCCAAGGTCTTTCACGGCGGCGGTTACAACGAGCTGGTCGCCCTGTTCAAAACGACATTCCGTGTGGTCAAAGCCCTGAAACCCAAGGCTTCGCGGGATCGATCGGCTGAAACCTTCCTGATCGGAATCGGTCTCAAGACGGGCGGTGTGGCGGCCGATAGGCCGGTGTGA
- the folP gene encoding dihydropteroate synthase — MTVIWQTTRFRIDLSRPRVMGIVNITPDSFSDGGRHATTQAAVAYCEQLLKEGADMLDLGGESSRPGAEPLPLEEEQARVLPVLREALKLGVPVSVDTYKPETMRAALELGADIVNDIYALRWPGAVEAVAAHPGCGVCLMHMQGEPMSMQQRPIYGDVLDEVGRFLRDRAALLEQAGVQRERITLDPGIGFGKTVEHNVALLARQRELLGLGYPLLIGWSRKSSLGVLTGRPVEQRQAASLAAALAAAVRGAKVLRVHDVAATVDALKVGEAAGLWP, encoded by the coding sequence ATGACCGTGATCTGGCAGACCACCCGCTTCCGCATCGACCTCAGCCGCCCGCGGGTGATGGGCATCGTAAACATCACACCCGATTCGTTCTCGGACGGTGGCCGCCACGCCACGACGCAAGCCGCGGTGGCCTATTGCGAGCAACTGCTGAAGGAGGGGGCCGACATGCTCGACCTCGGAGGCGAATCGAGTCGCCCTGGTGCCGAGCCTCTGCCGCTCGAAGAGGAGCAGGCCCGCGTGCTGCCCGTGCTGCGGGAAGCCTTGAAGCTGGGCGTGCCGGTCTCGGTCGACACCTACAAGCCCGAGACGATGCGCGCCGCCCTGGAACTCGGTGCCGACATCGTCAACGACATCTACGCGCTGCGCTGGCCGGGCGCCGTGGAGGCCGTGGCGGCGCACCCCGGCTGCGGCGTTTGCCTGATGCACATGCAGGGAGAGCCGATGTCCATGCAGCAACGGCCCATCTACGGCGATGTGCTGGATGAGGTGGGTCGCTTCCTGCGGGACCGCGCAGCGCTTCTCGAACAAGCCGGCGTGCAGCGCGAGCGCATCACGCTGGACCCGGGCATCGGCTTCGGCAAGACCGTCGAGCACAACGTGGCGCTGCTAGCGCGCCAACGTGAGCTGCTGGGCTTGGGCTACCCACTGCTCATCGGCTGGTCACGCAAAAGCAGCCTCGGTGTCTTGACGGGGCGCCCGGTCGAGCAGCGCCAGGCGGCAAGCCTTGCTGCCGCGCTCGCAGCCGCGGTGCGCGGCGCCAAGGTGCTGCGCGTCCACGACGTGGCCGCTACCGTCGACGCCCTCAAGGTGGGGGAAGCTGCGGGGCTCTGGCCCTGA
- the carA gene encoding glutamine-hydrolyzing carbamoyl-phosphate synthase small subunit, whose translation MPPPLLPNQAQALLALADGTVFKGVSIGAAGHTVGEVVFNTSLTGYQEILTDPSYCRQIVTLTYPHIGNYGINPEDVEATKVHAAGLVIKDLPIVDSNFRKTIDLSGYLKAEGTVAIANIDTRRLTRVLRTTGAQNGCIFTLPLGEALTPAHTDKAIALARSAPSMSGLDLAKVVTQTEVSEWTETEWSLDGGYGKLQSTRFHVVAYDFGVKRNILRMLASRGCKVTVVPAQTPAAEVLKYKPDGIFLSNGPGDPEPCDYAIRAARELIDAGIPTFGICLGHQIMALASGAKTFKMKFGHHGANHPVKDLDNGRVSITSQNHGFAVDEKTLPANLRATHVSLFDGTLQGLARTDKPAFCFQGHPEASPGPHDIGYLFDRFTALMEKKNA comes from the coding sequence GTGCCCCCGCCATTGCTGCCCAACCAAGCTCAGGCTCTTCTCGCACTCGCGGATGGAACGGTCTTCAAGGGTGTGTCGATCGGCGCTGCCGGCCACACCGTCGGTGAAGTGGTGTTCAACACCTCGCTCACCGGCTACCAGGAAATCCTGACCGATCCGAGCTACTGCCGCCAGATCGTCACGCTGACCTATCCACACATCGGCAACTACGGCATCAACCCAGAAGACGTCGAGGCCACGAAGGTGCATGCCGCCGGTCTCGTGATCAAGGATTTGCCGATCGTCGACTCCAATTTCCGCAAGACGATCGACCTCTCCGGCTACCTCAAGGCTGAAGGCACGGTCGCCATTGCCAACATCGACACCCGTCGCCTGACCCGCGTGTTGCGTACCACCGGAGCGCAAAACGGGTGCATCTTCACGCTGCCGCTCGGCGAGGCGTTGACACCAGCCCATACCGACAAGGCGATCGCGCTCGCCCGCTCGGCCCCGTCGATGAGTGGGCTCGACCTCGCCAAGGTGGTGACCCAGACCGAGGTGAGCGAGTGGACTGAAACCGAATGGTCGCTCGATGGCGGCTACGGCAAGCTGCAGTCCACCCGTTTCCATGTGGTGGCCTATGACTTCGGCGTGAAGCGCAACATCCTGCGCATGCTGGCCAGCCGCGGCTGCAAGGTCACGGTGGTGCCGGCGCAGACGCCTGCCGCCGAAGTGCTGAAGTACAAGCCCGATGGCATCTTCCTCAGCAACGGTCCCGGTGACCCTGAGCCCTGCGACTACGCCATCAGGGCGGCCCGCGAACTGATCGACGCCGGCATTCCGACCTTCGGCATTTGCCTCGGCCACCAGATCATGGCGCTTGCCTCGGGCGCCAAGACCTTCAAGATGAAGTTTGGTCACCACGGTGCGAATCACCCGGTGAAAGACCTCGACAACGGCCGCGTCAGTATCACGAGCCAGAACCACGGCTTCGCGGTCGACGAGAAGACGCTGCCCGCCAACCTGCGCGCCACGCACGTGAGCCTCTTCGACGGCACGCTGCAAGGTCTGGCCCGCACCGACAAACCCGCTTTCTGTTTCCAGGGCCACCCCGAGGCCTCCCCAGGACCGCATGACATTGGCTATTTGTTCGACCGCTTCACTGCGCTGATGGAGAAGAAGAATGCCTAA
- the glmM gene encoding phosphoglucosamine mutase, whose protein sequence is MSRTYFGTDGIRGTVGQSPITPDFMLRLGHAVGRVLKGQSGRPTVLIGKDTRISGYMIESALEAGFASAGVDVLLTGPLPTPGVAYLTRALRLDLGVVISASHNPYGDNGIKFFSAHGQKLPDEWERAVEAMLDEAPRWVDSSQLGKARRIDDARGRYVEFCKSTFGNDLSLKGLKVVVDAAHGAAYQIAPEVFHELGAEVVCIGCSPDGTNINAGFGATAPDALVKAVKEHGADYGVALDGDADRLQLVDAGGRLYNGDELLYVMVADRLAQGQRVNGAVGTLMTNMAVEVALKGQDIEFVRAKVGDRYVLEELSARGWLLGGEGSGHLLALDKHTTGDGIVSALQVLQAVMRGGRSLAELLAPVSLFPQVLINVRLQPGQDWKATPGLADLQAQVQRELGQDGRLLIRPSGTEPLVRVMVEARDAGLAKSCAERLANLLKAG, encoded by the coding sequence ATGAGCAGAACTTATTTCGGCACCGACGGCATCCGCGGCACGGTGGGGCAATCGCCCATCACCCCTGACTTCATGCTGCGCCTCGGCCATGCGGTCGGCCGGGTGCTGAAGGGGCAGAGCGGTCGGCCCACGGTGCTGATCGGCAAGGACACGCGCATCTCGGGCTACATGATCGAGTCGGCGCTGGAGGCGGGCTTCGCCTCGGCCGGGGTCGACGTGCTGCTGACCGGCCCGCTGCCCACGCCGGGTGTGGCTTACCTGACCCGCGCGCTGCGGCTCGACTTGGGCGTGGTCATCAGCGCCTCGCACAACCCGTACGGCGACAACGGCATCAAGTTTTTTTCCGCCCACGGCCAGAAGCTGCCTGACGAATGGGAACGGGCGGTGGAAGCGATGCTCGACGAAGCCCCGCGCTGGGTCGATTCGTCTCAGCTCGGCAAGGCGCGCCGCATCGACGACGCCCGCGGCCGCTACGTCGAGTTCTGCAAGAGCACCTTCGGCAACGACCTGTCGCTGAAGGGCCTGAAGGTGGTGGTCGACGCCGCGCACGGCGCGGCGTACCAGATCGCACCCGAGGTGTTCCATGAACTCGGGGCCGAGGTCGTGTGCATCGGCTGCAGCCCGGACGGCACCAACATCAATGCCGGTTTCGGCGCTACCGCGCCCGATGCGCTGGTGAAGGCCGTGAAGGAGCACGGCGCCGACTACGGCGTGGCGCTCGATGGCGACGCCGACCGGCTGCAGCTGGTCGACGCCGGTGGCCGTCTCTACAACGGTGACGAGCTGCTCTACGTGATGGTGGCCGATCGACTGGCGCAGGGCCAGCGTGTCAACGGGGCCGTGGGCACGCTGATGACCAACATGGCCGTCGAGGTGGCCCTGAAAGGCCAGGACATCGAATTCGTGCGCGCCAAGGTCGGCGACCGCTACGTGCTCGAAGAGTTGTCCGCTCGCGGCTGGCTGCTCGGCGGCGAAGGCTCCGGCCATCTGCTGGCGCTCGACAAGCACACCACCGGAGACGGCATCGTCAGCGCCTTGCAGGTGCTGCAGGCGGTGATGCGCGGCGGCCGCTCGCTGGCCGAGTTGCTGGCGCCGGTGTCGCTGTTCCCGCAGGTGCTGATCAACGTCCGCCTCCAGCCGGGGCAGGATTGGAAGGCGACCCCCGGCCTGGCGGACCTTCAGGCCCAAGTCCAGCGGGAGCTGGGGCAGGACGGGCGCCTCCTGATCCGACCGTCCGGCACCGAGCCACTTGTCCGCGTGATGGTCGAGGCCCGCGACGCCGGATTGGCGAAATCTTGTGCGGAGCGTCTCGCCAATCTCCT
- a CDS encoding YhbY family RNA-binding protein has protein sequence MSAIELRPAQRKEFRAQAHHLEPVVRIGGEGLTSAVIKETDAALKAHGLIKVRVFSDERDTREAMFATLCDELNAAPIQHIGKLLILWRPMPPKEKAEREDRGAGPKVVKIIKFSKSGNNRPQIKKVKVLGNERVAAGGQIKRARKRQTSIKRTVAD, from the coding sequence ATGTCCGCCATCGAACTCCGCCCCGCGCAGCGCAAAGAATTCCGCGCCCAAGCCCACCACCTGGAACCCGTCGTCCGCATCGGCGGCGAAGGCCTCACCAGCGCGGTCATCAAGGAAACCGATGCCGCGCTGAAGGCCCACGGGCTGATCAAGGTGCGCGTCTTCTCCGACGAGCGCGACACCCGAGAAGCGATGTTCGCCACGCTGTGCGATGAGTTGAACGCAGCGCCCATCCAGCACATCGGAAAGCTGCTGATCCTCTGGCGTCCCATGCCCCCGAAGGAAAAGGCCGAGCGCGAAGACCGCGGCGCCGGCCCCAAGGTGGTGAAGATCATCAAGTTCTCCAAGAGCGGCAACAACCGCCCGCAGATCAAAAAGGTGAAGGTACTGGGCAACGAGCGTGTCGCCGCTGGCGGGCAGATCAAGCGGGCCCGCAAGCGGCAGACCAGCATCAAGCGCACAGTGGCCGACTGA
- the ftsH gene encoding ATP-dependent zinc metalloprotease FtsH, whose product MNNQWFSKVAVWLVIALVLFTVFKQFDKPRVAESVTYTQFMDDAKAGKVKRVEVQGRNLKVTPNDGSAYTIASPGDIWMVGDLMKYGVQVSGKADEEPSILMSILVSWGPMLLLIAVWIYFMRQMQGGGKGGAFSFGKSKARMLDEANNSTTFADVAGCDEAKEEVKELVDFLKDPQKFQKLGGRIPRGVLLVGPPGTGKTLLAKAIAGEAKVPFFSISGSDFVEMFVGVGAARVRDMFEQAKKSAPCIIFVDEIDAVGRHRGAGLGGGNDEREQTLNQMLVEMDGFETNLGVIVMAATNRPDILDPALLRPGRFDRQVYVTLPDVRGREQILNVHMRKVPVGQDIRADILARGTPGFSGADLANLVNEAALFAARRNGRVVEMVDFEKAKDKIMMGPERKSMVMPEEERKNTAYHEAGHALVARLMPKTDPVHKVTVIPRGRALGVTMQLPEGDRYSLDKERMLSTISVLFGGRIAEEVFMNQMTTGASNDFERATQIARDMVTRYGMSEAMGPMVYAENEGEVFLGRSVTKTTNVSEETMQKVDLEVRRIIDEQYSVARKLIENNQDKMHAMAKALLEWETIDTEQIDDIMNGRPPRPPKDWNPASGKSGGNTPPVNPDSAPAAA is encoded by the coding sequence GTGAACAACCAATGGTTTTCGAAGGTTGCTGTCTGGCTGGTGATTGCCCTCGTGCTGTTCACCGTGTTCAAGCAGTTCGACAAACCCCGCGTCGCCGAAAGCGTGACGTACACCCAGTTCATGGACGACGCGAAGGCCGGCAAGGTCAAGCGGGTCGAGGTCCAGGGCCGCAATCTCAAGGTCACGCCGAACGACGGCTCCGCCTACACCATCGCATCGCCTGGCGACATCTGGATGGTTGGCGACCTGATGAAGTACGGCGTGCAGGTGTCGGGCAAGGCCGATGAAGAGCCTTCGATCCTGATGAGCATCCTGGTCTCCTGGGGCCCGATGCTGCTGCTGATCGCCGTGTGGATCTACTTCATGCGCCAGATGCAGGGCGGCGGCAAGGGCGGCGCCTTCAGCTTCGGCAAATCCAAGGCCCGCATGCTCGATGAGGCCAACAACTCCACCACCTTCGCCGACGTCGCCGGTTGCGATGAAGCCAAGGAAGAGGTAAAGGAGCTTGTCGACTTCCTGAAAGACCCGCAGAAATTCCAGAAGCTCGGCGGTCGGATTCCACGCGGCGTGCTGCTGGTCGGCCCTCCGGGTACCGGCAAGACGTTGCTCGCCAAGGCCATCGCCGGCGAAGCCAAGGTGCCGTTCTTCAGCATCTCGGGTTCCGACTTCGTTGAGATGTTCGTCGGTGTCGGCGCCGCCCGCGTGCGCGACATGTTCGAGCAGGCCAAGAAGAGCGCGCCTTGCATCATCTTCGTCGACGAAATCGACGCCGTTGGCCGCCATCGTGGTGCCGGCCTGGGCGGCGGCAACGACGAGCGCGAGCAGACGCTGAACCAGATGCTGGTCGAGATGGACGGCTTCGAGACCAACCTCGGCGTGATCGTGATGGCGGCCACCAACCGGCCCGACATCCTCGACCCCGCGCTGCTGCGCCCGGGCCGTTTCGACCGCCAGGTTTACGTGACGCTGCCCGACGTGCGTGGCCGCGAGCAGATCCTCAACGTGCACATGCGCAAGGTGCCCGTCGGCCAGGACATCCGTGCCGACATCCTCGCCCGCGGCACGCCCGGCTTCAGCGGTGCCGATCTGGCCAACCTGGTCAACGAGGCGGCTCTCTTTGCTGCGCGCCGCAACGGCCGCGTGGTCGAGATGGTCGACTTCGAGAAGGCCAAGGACAAGATCATGATGGGCCCCGAGCGCAAGTCCATGGTCATGCCCGAGGAAGAGCGCAAGAACACGGCGTACCACGAGGCCGGCCATGCCCTGGTGGCGCGCCTGATGCCCAAGACCGACCCGGTCCACAAGGTCACGGTGATCCCGCGCGGCCGTGCGCTGGGCGTCACGATGCAGTTGCCCGAAGGCGACCGCTACAGCCTGGACAAGGAGCGCATGCTCTCGACCATCAGCGTGCTCTTCGGTGGCCGCATTGCGGAAGAGGTGTTCATGAACCAGATGACCACCGGCGCCAGCAACGACTTCGAACGCGCGACGCAGATCGCCCGCGACATGGTCACCCGCTACGGCATGAGCGAGGCAATGGGCCCGATGGTCTACGCCGAGAACGAGGGCGAGGTCTTCCTCGGCCGCTCGGTCACCAAGACGACCAACGTCTCGGAAGAGACGATGCAGAAGGTCGACCTGGAAGTGCGCCGCATCATCGACGAGCAGTACTCGGTGGCCCGCAAGCTGATCGAGAACAACCAGGACAAGATGCACGCCATGGCCAAGGCGCTGCTCGAATGGGAAACCATCGACACGGAGCAGATCGACGACATCATGAACGGGCGCCCGCCGCGCCCGCCCAAGGACTGGAACCCGGCCTCGGGCAAGTCGGGTGGCAACACGCCGCCGGTCAACCCGGACAGCGCGCCGGCTGCCGCCTGA
- a CDS encoding Bax inhibitor-1/YccA family protein, with the protein MNDNLQTAYGFAGAVPSVEQRNRVLRNTYWLLALSLVPTVVGSWVGLQFGFSWFAANPFIGFMVFMGVAFGFFFAIEKTKNSGLGVILLLAFTFFMGLMLSRMIGAVLGNFRNGSQLITTAFGGTALVFFGMATLASTMKRDISGLGKWLFVGVIGLIVASVANIWLQMPALMMTVSVLAVLIFSAYMLYDLKRIVDGGETNYVTATLAIYLDVYNVFVHLLSLLGIFGGERD; encoded by the coding sequence ATGAACGACAACTTGCAGACCGCCTACGGTTTCGCCGGCGCGGTCCCGTCCGTTGAGCAGCGCAACCGCGTCCTGCGCAACACCTATTGGCTGCTCGCGCTGTCGCTGGTGCCCACGGTGGTGGGCTCCTGGGTCGGCCTTCAGTTCGGCTTCAGCTGGTTCGCCGCCAACCCCTTCATTGGCTTCATGGTGTTCATGGGAGTCGCATTCGGCTTCTTCTTCGCCATCGAAAAAACCAAGAACTCAGGCCTGGGCGTGATCCTGCTGCTGGCCTTCACCTTCTTCATGGGACTGATGCTGTCGCGCATGATCGGCGCGGTGCTCGGCAACTTCCGCAACGGCAGCCAGCTGATCACCACGGCCTTCGGCGGCACCGCCCTGGTGTTCTTCGGCATGGCGACGCTGGCCAGCACGATGAAGCGCGACATCTCGGGCCTGGGCAAGTGGCTGTTCGTCGGCGTCATCGGCCTGATCGTCGCAAGCGTCGCCAATATCTGGCTGCAGATGCCGGCGCTCATGATGACGGTGTCGGTACTGGCCGTGCTGATCTTCTCAGCCTACATGCTGTACGACCTGAAGCGCATCGTCGACGGTGGCGAAACCAACTACGTGACGGCCACGCTCGCAATCTACCTGGACGTGTACAACGTGTTCGTGCACCTGCTGAGCCTGCTCGGCATCTTCGGTGGCGAGCGCGACTGA
- the greA gene encoding transcription elongation factor GreA produces the protein MATIPITTRGAQLLKEELHRLKTVERHAVVQAIAEARAQGDLSENAEYEAAKDKQGFIEGRIQEIEGKLAAAQIIDPSSLNAGGKVVFGATVDLEEESTGAAVTYQIVGDDEADLKQGRISISSPIARALIGKDVGAVADVQAPGGVKSYEIVDVRYI, from the coding sequence ATGGCCACCATTCCCATCACCACCCGCGGCGCACAACTGCTGAAAGAAGAGCTGCACCGCCTGAAGACCGTGGAGCGCCATGCCGTGGTGCAGGCGATTGCCGAGGCACGCGCCCAGGGCGACCTGTCCGAGAACGCCGAGTACGAAGCCGCGAAGGACAAGCAGGGCTTCATCGAAGGCCGCATCCAGGAGATCGAAGGCAAGCTCGCCGCCGCGCAGATCATCGACCCGAGTTCGCTGAATGCCGGAGGCAAGGTCGTGTTCGGTGCAACGGTCGACCTGGAAGAGGAGTCGACCGGTGCCGCCGTCACCTACCAGATCGTGGGAGACGACGAGGCCGACCTGAAGCAGGGGCGCATTTCCATAAGCTCGCCCATCGCGCGTGCGCTCATCGGCAAGGATGTCGGCGCTGTAGCTGACGTGCAGGCGCCGGGTGGCGTCAAGAGCTACGAGATCGTCGACGTCCGCTACATCTGA
- a CDS encoding bacterioferritin-associated ferredoxin, giving the protein MIVCVCRRVSDRDIERHAHNGCASFDELQMDSGVASCCGRCTDCARSVFEAARSAAPRQHGITSLHIPIAVAA; this is encoded by the coding sequence ATGATTGTTTGCGTCTGCCGGCGAGTTTCCGACCGTGACATCGAGCGCCACGCCCACAACGGGTGTGCGAGTTTTGACGAACTCCAGATGGACAGCGGAGTGGCCTCCTGCTGCGGGCGCTGCACCGACTGCGCGCGCAGCGTCTTCGAAGCCGCCCGCTCGGCAGCGCCTCGCCAACACGGCATCACCTCTCTCCACATCCCGATCGCCGTCGCCGCCTGA
- the bfr gene encoding bacterioferritin — translation MKGDAKVIEFLNAQLKNELTAINQYFLHYRIFKHWGLDKLAAKEYAESIGEMKHADKLMDRILTLDGLPNLQDLGKLLIGEDTVEVLQCDLKLEQAAQATIKDGIAHCESVRDYVSRELLQTILDDTEEHIDFLETQLELVNKVGLQNYQQSQMGEIAS, via the coding sequence ATGAAGGGCGATGCGAAGGTCATCGAGTTCCTCAACGCACAGCTGAAGAACGAACTGACGGCCATCAACCAGTACTTCCTGCACTACAGGATCTTCAAGCACTGGGGCCTGGACAAGCTGGCGGCCAAGGAATATGCCGAGTCCATCGGCGAAATGAAGCACGCCGACAAGCTCATGGATCGCATCCTTACGCTCGACGGCCTGCCCAATCTGCAGGACCTCGGCAAGCTTCTGATCGGCGAGGACACTGTGGAAGTCCTGCAGTGCGACCTGAAGCTGGAGCAAGCCGCCCAAGCCACCATCAAGGACGGCATCGCCCATTGCGAATCGGTGCGCGACTACGTGTCGCGCGAACTGTTGCAGACCATCCTCGACGACACCGAAGAGCACATCGACTTCCTGGAAACCCAGCTCGAACTGGTCAACAAGGTCGGGCTGCAGAACTACCAGCAGTCGCAGATGGGCGAAATCGCCTCCTGA
- a CDS encoding DUF4149 domain-containing protein, producing MDPRRLAAVAAALWAGLIVGIGLIAAPAAFAVLQRSVAGAVAGRMFTHEAYVGLAFSALLLWAVRRVARSDAAAGRGSQLSLSLVLVLVALFCTVFGHFGLQPMMATARAGEGAWSFAALHGVSAALFGLKGLVLVVLAWRLTRPPA from the coding sequence ATGGATCCGCGGCGACTCGCGGCCGTGGCAGCAGCCCTGTGGGCGGGGCTGATCGTGGGCATTGGCCTGATTGCGGCCCCGGCGGCTTTTGCTGTTCTGCAGCGCAGCGTGGCAGGTGCGGTGGCCGGGCGCATGTTCACCCACGAGGCTTATGTCGGCCTGGCGTTTTCGGCCTTGCTGCTGTGGGCGGTGCGCCGAGTGGCGCGCAGCGACGCGGCAGCGGGCCGCGGTTCCCAGCTCAGCCTTTCGCTGGTTCTGGTGCTGGTCGCCTTGTTTTGCACGGTCTTCGGCCACTTCGGCTTGCAGCCCATGATGGCGACGGCCCGTGCGGGCGAGGGCGCCTGGTCATTTGCGGCGCTGCACGGGGTCTCGGCCGCGCTTTTCGGCCTCAAGGGCCTGGTGCTCGTGGTGCTGGCGTGGCGGCTGACGAGGCCGCCCGCCTGA